Within the Salmo salar chromosome ssa12, Ssal_v3.1, whole genome shotgun sequence genome, the region TTCTTTATTCTATGTCTTTCAATATTTTATGTTAATTATGTTTTTTCTGTCAAAAGGCTTGTGGTATTATTGTGGAACTGATCCGCTCAAAGAAGATGTCAGGAAGGGCAGTTTTACTGGCTGGACCTCCAGGTACAGGAAAGGTAGACAAAATGTTACTGCAGTACTTCAATGATACCCGAAAGTAATTGTGAAATGTCTAATATGCTTGCTGTGTCtccaggggtgtattcactaggaaccaaatggAAGTGAACAAaatggggagggacctacctgagtttgtccaatagaaacttgttTTTTGTTGCAAAACATACTTTTGGACTGATGATTATACCTTTGGCCTCCACATGAATAGAAATAATATGAGACTTTAACCAACCCTACTTTgcaccatctctctcccccttgcaGACTGCCCTGGCTTTGGCTATGGCACAGGAACTGGGCAACAAGGTGCCATTCTGCCCCATGGTGGGTAGTGAGGTCTACTCTTCAGAGATCAAGAAAACAGAGGTGCTGATGGAGAACTTCAGGAGGGCAATAGGTGAGGGGCCACACACAAACACGGGCCACTGGgaatggattacacacacacacacacacacacacacacacacacacacacacacacacacacacatacctgggtCAATTGGAGACCAGATAACGCTGCACCCTTCATTCACCAACTACACCACCATCAGAATAGACTCCAGAGCCAGGGGTTCTCCTACTAGGCTGACTAGGGTAGGGGATCAGTGTGGCTGTTGACACTGGGGAAAACGCTTGAAAGGGGCATTGGGGGAAGGGGTTTGTTCGAGTGTTAACATTATGGCAGGTAGCCtcgaggttagagcgttgggccagtaaccaagaggtcgctggttcgaatactggagccgacaaggtgaaaaatgtaTTGCTGTGCCCTTGAACAAAGCACTTAACTTGGTGGCCATGGCCGTCCCCCCACTCCCTGCAGGTGTCTCGGGGAGAGTTGGAATATGCAAAAAAACTAATTTACATTACACAATTGTGTGTAGCAGGACACATATAAGCACCAtgccaaattattattattcactGTCACAGAGAAGGGAATGGAGCTTGGGTTGAGAGGTGGTggtcaacacccccccccccaggacaCAGAACATGAGTGTTACGATGGAGGGAAAGGGCAGGGTACATTCTGAGCATGTCGACACCCCCCCTGATAAGTGCACTCTGAAAAACAGCCTTTCCCTCAGAAGCGTGGAGCTCACCAACCCCCCCAACAATAGCCCAGTCACCTGTAGCCCACTCACACACCGAGAGGCTGTATGCAGAAGGAACAAGGGCTACATTGTGATCACATTACACAGAAAGAGGAccatgcactgtacacacactcactctcctctcacagtctcacattcTCCAATAAATGATCTGCCAGGTAGAATAAAGGGTGGTTTTATTGGTTCAGGAGAATAAAGGCTTTACAGAGTCTTCATTCAGTATGTGTgaccctgtcctccctcctccaggGCTGCGTATCAAGGAAACCAAGGAGGTGTATGAGGGGGAGGTTACAGAGCTGACCCCCTGTGAGACGGAGAACCCCATGGGTGGTTACGGGAAGACCATCAGCCATGTCATCATCGGACTGAAGACGGGCAAGGGCACCAAGCAGCTCAAGGTCAGGCACCTGTCGGAGGCTAGACCAGTCCATGTAGAAGTTGGCCTtagacacagatctaggatcagcttagccTCTCCAAATCCCAGCTATAACAGTTAGGGAGAGTGGGGGACACAACTGGCCCTAGCTCAGTGTCTAGGGACAACTTCATTCTACTCATGAAAGGGCATGAAGCGCTCTGTAAAAACACTCATTTTTATCTAActgtctgtgttgtttgtgtgtagcTGGATCCCAGTATTTATGAGAGCCTGCAGAAGGAGCGTGTGGAGGCAGGGGATGTCATCTACATTGAATCAAACAGTGGAGCCGTCAAGGTATCAATACACTTCCACCTATTTAATACACTTCTATACAAACGCTCACCTTGAAAAGGCTCCCATACACAAATTACACATTTACAGTGGCTCAAACAATTCAAAGTCAAAGTAATTGACATACTACAAAAACTAACTAACAAGTACACAAACGAAGAATATTCTTacaaacatttaacatttacatttaagtcatttagcagacgctcttatccagagcgacttacaaattggtgcattcaccttataatatccagtggaacaaccactttacaatagtgcatctaaatcttttaaggggggggttagaaggattactttatcctatcccaggtattccttgaagaggtggggtttcaggtgtctctggaaggtggtgattgactccgctgtcctggcgtcatgagggagcttgttccaccattggggtgccagagcagcgaacagttttgactgggctgagcgggaactgtgcttcctcagaggtagggaggcgagcaggccagaggtggatgaacggagtgcccttgtttgggtgtagggcctgatcagagcctgaaggtacggaggtgccgttcccctcacagctccgtaggcaagcaccatggtcttgtagcggatgcgagcttcgactggaagccagtggagagagcggaggagcggggtgacgtgagagagcttgggaaggttgaacaccagacgggctgcggcgttctggatgagttgtaggggtttaatggcacaggcagggagcccagccaacagcgagttgcaataatccagacgggagatgacaagtgcctggattaggacctgcgccgcttcctgtgtgaggcagggtcgtactctgcgaatgttgtagagcatgaacctacaggatcgggcaCACTAAACGCTGTGCCCTTATGCCCCAGTCCTCCATTTCTGTTTCATCTCCGTCAGTCCTCCGGCTCTGTTTCATCTCCGTCAGTCCTCCGGCTCTGTTTCATCTCCGTCAGTCCTCCGGCTCTGTTTCATCTCCGTCAGTCCTCCGGCTCTGTTTCATCTCCGTCAGTCCTCCGGCTCTGTTTCATCTCCGTCAGACCTCCGGCTCTGTTTCATCTCCGTCAGTCCTCCGGCTCTGTTTCATCTCCGTCAGTCCTCCGGCTCTGTTTCATCTCCGTCAGTCCTCCGGCTCTGTTTCATCTCCGTCAGTCCTCCGGCTCTGTTTCATCTCCGTCAGTCCTCCGGCTCTGTTTCATCTCCGTCAGTCCTCCGGCTCTGTTTCATCTCCGTCAGACCTCCGGCTCTGTTTCATCTCTCAACTGTACACTGGAATTCTTCCAGCTCTTCATCGGCCCCGGGTTTTATTccccctatctctccatctctccctctgttctggtggaCGGGCCTCGTGGCCTGTGTTGACACGTGTGTTGACGGCTTCTTTAATTGGTGCAGGTGGGCCGAGGTTGCAGGTGGGCCGGGGGGAGGGGTGGTCCTTACATTTGTTGCTGTTGACAGCCCTTGTAGGACCCTCCCTGAATCTTACTCTTTCATCCCCCCCGCCTCTTTCATGCCCTCCTCGAGTTGGCATTGAGTCCAATCATACCCCTGCTTTCCCCCTCCTCCGTTCATCTTATTCCCCTATGAAGTGATGGGCCTAGTTTCAGCCACCAGTCCACCTCTGATGGGATTGAgctagtacactgaacaaaaaatataaaagcaacaatttcaaagattgttAGTTCaggtcatataaggaaatcagtcaattaaaatacatacagtaggcactaatctatggatttctcatgactgggaatacagatgccTTATAAAAAAAGTAggggggtgtggatcagaaaagcagtgagtatctggtgtgactatGGATGGTCCTGTATTACCGTCACACCGGCGGTCATGAGTCACGaacgcagtcaaattccacgtgaccgtttagtcaaaGTAATTAGGCttttccaagctctgatgctgttattgtccctctaatctctctcccatcaatgcaaatgtgatcaaaaatctaatcaaacgcttcatgagctcatgttgcacacGATttttataggctatgcaattgtgtgagaaaagatggcctctattaaaaagaggaggatcccatcagctttctatggGCTAGGTCTACTATATTTATTCATCAACTTCCCTAATATTAAGGACATTGCTTTTTTTTACAACAGGagcatagcctacctggctggcatgaaaatgaaccacgtgaaaagtgtcctccattcgctttttaagtgcatagatgacatatttttttttcttcgtgCCCCTGTTCTGAGACAGGTGCATTATAAtggcccattctaaatcaaaactaaaatattatatactatatgtaaagacaacattacgttaagaatagtctgatgggtgatactattagcctatcacttgtgaattatgtattatcacttgtgaatgatgcccagcttctgcattaaggcaagaaacagctcatacttttttttttgttgctacttTTTGAAATCATAGTCCTATTTGTTTTgttaggtttgtatcacaactaaagtggccaaataactttaaAAAATGATGCACTTTATTTAATCCGCTTTCTAACCGGTTTAGAGCCTATCTTGCACATAGGCTGcgcatgagtttcaagtttggggaagatcattttcaccattaaAAATGTACCTTTaaaataaagcattgcatgcataatcgcatttgcccTCACTTTCGAGAacggtgttttcccgctaattgattgcattttggaacattcgcgCTAATAGCCTACTGCTCTAttcgcattgctgcgcttataatgtgaagaaaaaaaatttgcctaatagtttatcaacattttaacctAAACGATCAGCCTCATTGAttttaaacgtttttttttatgCAAGTGGTGGTATTAATTTGGGCTATCGCGCCTCACCCCTGCTGTCCCagagtatgtttggaatatttattcctTGCAGAGGCCAAATTGACCAATAGAATacgtcaacttttgtactatactactatattaGATTtacaggctagtgcttttgctgttcgttagccTACTCATCTTGATGGCTGACGAAAAGTAggctaaatgtggacagttctaacatcttcaatatgtGCCTGGGAATTCGATAAGAGGGACGCGAGCAGTTGCATCCCGGATGCGTCGGTAGCCTACTTAGCTGAAATGCCTGTGAGAAGGATCCGATCACGTGACTGGCATTGGCTACATCTGAGAGCGCCATGTGAGCGAGGGGTGCTGTGGAGCACggcagccgggagaagggaaaTATAATTAGCCTATTATAATCAGCCAAAGGGCACAACAAGTGGCCGCAAATTTCATGGATTTTTTAGGAGGCATTATGGCCACCCAAGGTGGGCCGCCGGGAAATTCGAGGCTTGGTAAGAATatgatcaagtgcttgtcaaattgtgaacgaGAGACTGAAGTATGTGCAGCTTGTGACTtttctcaaatcatcattagagtctcatcatgcagcctgaGAATGTATTAAACATCAAAACATATTGCCCAATGTTTGTAttacaactaaagttacattaataactctaaattaagcatgtaGGAGGACCAGttctttgttaaccactcaacacagaatagctgcatgtgcaCACTTCCTATTGAAatagtttggagaaaatatcctttctattttattaagCTATGTTCGATTGTATTCTTCatgctataaaataatgccactgaattctaagtaaatcttgtctgctaaatgaactagtgtagcccacagtcatatggcatagccagatcagggcctaacataaggacaactcagtatgctattctgttctgaaatagactacattttcttcatatcctgTTTCTTTAGAGCTGTCTAAaataataatggatttattgtgaagatgTAGGctgtattacatggatttattagactttttaaaatgtagatgttccaaaggtctgcatcagtggcttgtaggctatgtgtggaagccaggagatgctaaatgtgtttatgttaatagTCAATTACCGTTGAGACAGTTATCTGCTTGACAATCACCTGCTGACAAATGTcctgaccaccacagccctaggtgtgaccaccatttccctcaggcagcgcgacacatctccttcgcatagacttgatcaggctgttgattgtggtatgttgtcccacacctcttcaatggctgtgcaaagttgctagatattgatgggaactggaacactctattgtacacgtcgatccagagcatttcaaacatgctcaatgggtgatatgtctggtgagtgtgtaggccatggaagaactgggacattttcagcttccgggaattgtgtacagatccttgcgacatggccatgtattatcatgctgaaacatgaggtgatagcaGCAGCTTAatagcatgacaatgggcctcaggatctcatcacgttatctctctgcattcaaattgccttcgttaaaatgcaattgtgtcgaACTTATGCTttcccataaccccaccgccatcatggggcactctgttcacaacgttgacataagCAAACCACTCGACGCCATCTgccaggtacagttgaaaccgggattcatccgtgaagagcacacttctccagcatgccagtgggcatcgaaggtgagtatttgcccactgaagtcggtcacaatgccaaactgcagtcaggtcaagaccctggtgtggacgacgagcacacagatgagcttccccgagatggtttctgacagtttctgcagaaattcttcggttgtgcaaacccacagtttcatcagctggccgggtggctggtctcagacgatcctgcaggtgaagaagccagatgtggagttcctgggctggcgtggttacacgcggTCTGTGGTTGAGACCggttgggcgtactgccaaattctctaaaaatacATAGGCGGTCTacagtagagaaattaacattcaattatctggcaacagctctggtggacattcctgcagtcagcatgccaattgcccactccctcaaaacttgacatctatggcattgtgttgtgtgacaaaatatgagttcccttttattgtccccagcacaatgtgcacctgtgtaatgataatgctgtttattCTTATTTttccaaaggagaaatgctcactaacagggatgtaaacatttgtgcacaaaatttgagagcaaTAATCTTTTTGTGCGTATTAAACAtttctggggtcttttatttcaactgatgaagcatgggaccaagactttacatgttgcgtttatatatttgttcagtatgCTTGTGTTCTGTGTTTAACCATTCCATCTGTGTGTGGCGTGTGCGCAGAGACAAGGTCGGTGTGACACATTTGCCACGGAGTTTGACCTGGAGGCTGAGGAGTACGTGCCGCTGCCCAAGGGGGACGTCCACAAGAAGAAAGAGATAATCCAAGACGTCACGCTACACGACCTGGATATTGCCAACGCTagaccacaggtacacacacacacacacagtctcctaGAGCCTGGTTAGTGAATAAGACTGCACTGTAGATATACACTTTGGGAAAATAACTCTTGCTCTGAAAACAATTatgctcaacaacaacaaaaaaacacacttgATCTTTGGTTGTTAACCACCTAGAGTCTATTTCTGCGCCCAATGGAAATCTAAATGATCGTtggtatgaccccccccccccacgactTACTCTTAAGGAATAAAGTGTGGTTTCTCTCCTCAGGGAGGTCAAGATATCCTGTCTATGATGGGACAACTGATGAAGCCCAAGAAGACAGAGATCACAGGTAAGACCTGAACAACTAGTCTAACTTGTTAAAAACCCACGTCCCATATCCTTGTTGTACTTTCAAAACCCCACCCCCCTCCCAATAAACATCACTCAAAAGAAACCCATTCTTTCTGCTCTCTCCTTACCTTTTGATTGGCTCCCATGCCTGACCCCTGGCTCTTCATTGGCTCTTCCTGCTGTCCATTAGACAAGCTGCGAGCTGAGATCAACAAGGTGGTAAACCGTTACATTGACCAGGGTGTGGCTGAGCTGGTCCCTGGGGTGCTGTTTGTGGACGAGGTGCACATGCTGGACATTGAGTGTTTCACCTACCTGCACCGAGCCCTGGAGAGCACCATCGCACCCATCGTAGTGTTCGCCTCCAACAGGGGCAACTGCCTCATCAGGTGGGCGTGCTAATGTGCATGCACGTGATTGCAACTCAGTCAGTTTGAATATGAGTCACTGTGACAATCTGTTTGTTTTGGAAGCCAACTTTGCTCTGTTCACTGACCCTTCTGTGTGGTTGGTTTCTCAGGGGGACAGAGgacatcagctctcctcatggCATTCCTCTGGACCTGCTGGACAGAGTCATGATCATCCGCACCATGCTCTACACACCACAGGAGAtgaagcaggtgtgtgtgtgtgcgagtgtgtgcgcCTCTCATGTCTGAGATGGCATTCCTATATATGAAGTCTGTGTTTAAGAGATGCTGTGTTTAGATGTAAAGTGTGTGGTCACTGGTGTAATGCTGACAGCGTGTGTGGTCTCTGTAGATCATTAAAATCCGTGCTCAGACTGAGGGGATCAACATCAGTGAGGAGGCCCTCAGTCACCTGGGAGAGATTGGAACCAAGACCACCCTCAGGTAACACTCACCAATCTGTTACTCTGCGCATGTGTGCACACACTCCACCTGTCtcgcgtgtgtgtgtattgactCACCTACCCCTCTGTCAGGTATGCGGCGCAGCTGCTGACCCCAGCCAGTCTGTTAGGCAGAGTCCAGGGgaaggagggagtagagagggagcAGGTGGAGGAGATCAACGAACTCTTCTACGATGCCAAGTCCTCCGCTAAGATCCTCCAGGACCAGCAGCACAAGTACATGAAATAAAGAACTAACACCCTTCTCCAGTTCATCCACCCTTCTCTACATCCCTCAGCTGCAGTTTCTACCACAGGGCTAAGCATCATGTTTTCCCTGGCAGTTGTTTTATCTCCCAGTTCTCCATGTAAAGTTTATCCCGCTTCTTTCTTTTGTCCTGTATTACATCCTTTCTCTTGTTCAGCTGTCCCATCTGTGACTCAGACTGTAATGGTTTGTACCATTCTAATAAAAAAATGTAGGTTCTTTGCttgttaatacatttttttcaataAAGGAAAACATggaaaattggatttgtttgtCATTGTTGCTCGCAGACTTATTCTCAGATACACTGCTAGATGAAATATACTGCACTAGCTAGAGCTAACTGATACTGTAAGGACTGGGAATGACAGATGCTTCTTACATAGCACAATGATGAACATTCTCTTCTAAATGAACACAaggtaaatacactgaacaaatataaacaacatgtaaagtgttggtttcatgagctgaaaaagaagatcccagaaatgttcagaacacacaaaaagcttatttctctcaaactgcacacatttgtttacttccctgttagtgagcatttctgctttgccaagatgatccatccacctgtcatatcaagaagctgattaaacagaatgatcattaaCAGTGGTGGGACCAAGTCACTGTCATTTGAGTCGCTAGCAAGTCCAAGTCTCAAGTCGAGTACCAAGTAGAACAGGTCAAGACTCCAGTCAtgcattctaagagcaagtcAAGCCTCAAGTCAAGTAAAAAAATAACGACTTGTTTAACTACAAATCTTTGTCTATTTATTGAGGCTGCAGACAGCCCTTTCATTATTTTGTCAACACATGTTATACACAAAAAAAATGGATATCTttttggtcacccccaaagccaattcttccagttctctgctgccaatgactggaacgaactgcaaaaatcactaaagctggagactcatatctccctcactagctttaagcaccagctgtcagagcagctcacagatcactgcacctgtacatagcccatctgtaaatagcccatccaactaccttgtccccatactgtatttatttatcttgctcctttgcaccccagtatctctacttgcacattcatcttctgcacattctaccattccagtgtttaattgctatattgtaattacttcgccaccatggtctatttatttccttacctcccttatcctacctcattttcacacactgtatatagactttttctactgtattattgatagtatgtttgtttattccatgtgtaactctgtgttgttgtatgtgtcgaactgctttgctttatcttggccaggtcgcagttgcaaatgagaacttgttctcaactagcctacctggttaaataaaggtgaaataaaaaaatatttaaaaaaaatgttgattAGCCTATGTAATTGTCATGGGAACCTTGTAGCAGATTAAGGGTGTGAAATCAGCAGAAGGCAAGGCAGGTTGACATGCTCAGTGTACATTTATTTACAGGTCTTGGTGATCCAATAGTGAAAGCGCATATCATGCTAAATATACACGGCCAATAGCCCAAAAGAAATAGCCAGTGTATAAAGGTTAACCTGTCCTATCTGAACGGACACAGGTAGAGGGCAAGAATGCACAGCCTCCCCTTGAGAAACCAAATGGAATCTGTCTAACAGGAGGGTTCAAGCTTTTAATAAGAAAGTTAAGAAATACTTGACCAAAATAAGACACATTGTCACACCAGTGTAGTTTTCAATGTAGGCCAGGCTGGAGTATAAGAAGTGGCTTTGCTGCCTCTGCTACTTCCTGATTAGTCGACCCTGGAGATGGTGGAAGGCGTTCTCTCGCCCTGAATGTGCTCCATTGAACACAGACGGGGCAACTTTACAAGCTCGCTCTGTCAATACAACATACTGTAGATTCATCACCCACTCGCACTGAAGTCAAGTAGCTCCAGTCAAATAGTGATGTTAGACTGTGGATATGTACTGTATGAACATCTATAGTTCATGcagcagggagaggggagggaggcacAGTGTTTGACAGTAAAGTGCGTCTCCCTCTGGTCTTTGACCATCCTCAACTGTGCTGTATATTAAGTGGAAATGTAATCATGGTAAGGAACTCTGCTCACACTAACTTCTTCTTGTTTTATAACACTTCTccatactgtgcattcggaaagtattcagaccccttgactttctacattttgttaagttagtcttattctaaaattgaattgAATCCATCGACACCCaacacaccataatgacaaagcaaaaacagatttagaaattttagcaaatttattccaaataaaaaacagataccttatttacataagtattcagaccctttactatagGACTTGAAATTGAGAAACATCAAAGCTGATTGGAGTCCTCCTGTACAAATTGGAGTCctcctgtagtaaattcaattgaatgtaaaggtacacacctgtctatataaaaagattgaacagttgacagtgcatgtcagagcaaaaatcaagccatgaggtcgaaggaatcgtccgtagaactctgagacaggattgtgtggaggtacagatctggggaacggtaccaaaaaatgtctgcagaattgaaggtcctcaagaacacagtggcctccatcattcttaaatggaagaagtttggaaccaccaagactcttcctagagctggccgccaggccaaactgagcaatcggggaaaagggccttggtcagggtggtgagctccagagttcctctccaCTCTGGAgatgaaagaatcttccagaaggacaaccatctctgcagcactccaccaatcaggcctttatggtagagtgtccagacggaagccactcctcagtaaaaggcacatgacagcccgcttggagtttgggcacctaaagaccatgagaaacaagattttctgaactctttggcctgaatgccaagcgtcatgtatggaggaaacctggcaccctccctacggtgaagcgtggtggtggcagcatcgtgctgtggggatgtttttcagcggcagggactgggaggccagtcaggatcaagggaaagtaCAAtcagagctcaggacctcagactggggcgaaggttcaccttccaacgggacaacgaccctaagcacacagccatgacaacgcaggagtggcttcgggacaagtctctgaatgtccttgagtggcccagccaaagcccagactttaacccgatcaaacatctctggagagacctgaaaatagctgtcctctgctgctccccatccaacctgacagagcttgagaggatctgcagggaagaatgggagaaacgtcccaaatacaggtgtgccaagcttgtagcatcatacccaagaagactcaaggctgtaatcgctgccaaaggtgcttcaacgaagtactgagtaaagggtctgaatacttatgtaaatgtgatatcagtttatttttaatacatttgctaaaaaaacaaataattatagggaaaaaaaacaattgaatacattttagaacaaggctgtaacgtaacaaaatgtggaaaaagtcaaggggtctgaatactttcccgaatgcactgtatccactgggattctctgcctctaactctattacaggggctgagtcactggcttactggtgctcttccatgccgtccctaggaggggtgtgtcacttgagtgggttgagtcactgacgtgatcttcctgttcgggttggcgcccccccttgggttgtgccatggaggagatcttcatgggctatactcggccttgtcttaggatggtaagttggtgtttgaagatatccctctattggtgtgggggctgtgctttggcaaagtgggtggggttatatcctgcctgtttggccctgtcctaggaccatgcctcaggactacctggcatgatgactaaatgctgtccccagtccacctggtcgtgctgctgctccagtttcaactgttctgcctgcggctatggaatcctaaactgttcaccagacgtgctacctgtcccagacctgctgttttcaactctctagagacagcaggagcggtagagatactctgaatgatcggctatgaaaagccaactgacatttacttctgaggtgctgacctgttgcaccctcgacaaccactgtgattattattatttgaacctgctggtcatctatgaacatttgaacatcttggccatgttctgttataatctctacccggcacagccagaagaggactggccacccctcagagcctggttcctctctaggtttcttcctaggttttggcctttctagggagtttccctagccaccgtgcttctacacctgcatttcttgctgtttggggtttaggctgggtttctgtacagcactttgagatatcagctgatgtaagaagggctttataaatacatttgaaaagtattcatcccctttggtgtttttccttttttgttgcattacaacatgtaatttaaatagatttgtttggatttcatgtaatggacacattccaaattagtgaagtgaaaaaaataacttgtatcAAAAATTcgaaaaatggaaaagtggtgcgtgcatatgtattcaccccctttgctatgaagcccctaaataagatctggtgcaaccaattaccttcagaagtcacatagttAAAGTACACCTGTGCgcaatctcagtatatatacacacacagctgttctgaaaggccccagagtctgcaaaaccactaagcaagcagcaccatgaagaccaaggagctctccaaacaggtcagggacaaagttggagaagtacagatcagggttgagttataaaaaaaatatccaaaactttgaacatcccacggagcactattaaatccattatt harbors:
- the ruvb1 gene encoding RuvB-like 1; this encodes MKIEEVKSTTKTQRVASHSHVKGLGLDEAGNAKQNASGLVGQEAAREACGIIVELIRSKKMSGRAVLLAGPPGTGKTALALAMAQELGNKVPFCPMVGSEVYSSEIKKTEVLMENFRRAIGLRIKETKEVYEGEVTELTPCETENPMGGYGKTISHVIIGLKTGKGTKQLKLDPSIYESLQKERVEAGDVIYIESNSGAVKRQGRCDTFATEFDLEAEEYVPLPKGDVHKKKEIIQDVTLHDLDIANARPQGGQDILSMMGQLMKPKKTEITDKLRAEINKVVNRYIDQGVAELVPGVLFVDEVHMLDIECFTYLHRALESTIAPIVVFASNRGNCLIRGTEDISSPHGIPLDLLDRVMIIRTMLYTPQEMKQIIKIRAQTEGINISEEALSHLGEIGTKTTLRYAAQLLTPASLLGRVQGKEGVEREQVEEINELFYDAKSSAKILQDQQHKYMK